Sequence from the Fragaria vesca subsp. vesca linkage group LG4, FraVesHawaii_1.0, whole genome shotgun sequence genome:
CATTGTCATTAATCCCAGAAACGTTTAATACATTAGGCGAAGAGGACCGGTTTGAGGCCAGTGAACTACTTCGGGACGATGCCGGATTCGTTTTGGAGATAATCTTGCAAAACTGCAATGCTTGCTTGTATGTATGCTGCCACCAACCAATAGAAACACAAAATGAGCAAAATGGGTGATTGATTTTCAGCTAAAGAATGATGATTTTCAGCTCCATGCTTACTATTGCTCTGCGAAACTCTCTGTCACGAAACAAGGAGTCGCCGAGAAGCACCAAGCTCTCGGCTTTGAGGTGGGGAGTGACGTCGGCATTGGCAGCTGGGGAAGAAACGAGAAAGCAGCCCTGTATTGAAAAACACCCAGAATCTCTGAATTAGGAAAAGTGTGAGAGAAATTGAATTTGGGGTTTTGGAGAAGATGAGTTACGAGGATTTGGGCGGAGGTGTGGAGGCCGTGCTCCATGAGAGAGGCGATTTGGTCCTTGGGGACGTCCATGTTGGAGAGCTCTGTGAATTTGGGAAGTGAAAGGTTTGGTGTTTGAACCGCTACTGTGCGTGTTTTGTTTCAAATCATATTTGTTACACACTTTTCTGTTTCTCACCCATTGTGTTCAAATTGAGATTTTGAGACAAAAGGAAACGACGTCGTTTTTGACCATTTTGGAACATTCATAATTTTCTTGTGTGTCTCTTGGATTATGTTGACTCGACTGATGAGTGGTCGTTTTAGTGTTATTTTTCGTCTCTTTGGAGATTTATACATGGTGGTATAATCGGTGTTTTTTTTGTTATCAATATAACGGTGGTCGCATGTTTACTCAATTAATTTTAGAAAAAAGTTAATTAAATGGAAAGTTTTTCAACCAAGTAAACCTTTGTATCTACCTCGTTGAATAACGATGATCAAGATCATTGCTCTACATGAGACGGTTTCTGAGTGAATATGGATTATATAATAAGACTAGTTTCAAACTGTCAATAAAATGTATTTTCACTCTTGAAAACCAAAGTGAATTTTGGACTAAACGACATCGGGGTAGGTCGTTTTGGTTCAACAGTTCAAGATAACATAAACACTGACCTTCACACTAGACCAACTGAGACTCTCTCTCCCTCCAAAACCCCCTTAAACCCCCGCAACCATGCTCAGCTCCTTCCACTACTCTTCTCTCATCCTTAAACCCCTCCACAAAACCCATAAGCCCTTAACCATAACCTTCTCTTCCCAACTACCTAGAAAACGACCCACCTTTGATAGTGACCAGACCCCAAAACCCACCTCCAGAAACCGCCACAAACGCTCCTATGGAGCCTCAAGAAGGTCCATCTTGAAGACCCTTAAGCAGGAGCAAGTCACCTTCACTACTCTAGTCCCTGATGACCCAATTGTCGCCATCATCGGCGGAGGCATGGCCGGCCTTGCCTGTGCTCTCTTTTTGGAGAAACGCGGCGTCCGCTCCACCGTTTTCGACACGGTTGGGCCTCTCAAGTTTCATTCTTTTGCTGATTCTTGTCGTTTCTATACTGTTTTCCCATGTGGGTTCTTCATGTTTTACTTGTTTGTGCTCTCGTTTTCAATTTTCTGAGAATGACATTGCCTAAATGATTTCTTAGTACCCAATTCAGTGATTCAATTTGAAGTAATGCATTTCAGTACAGAAAGTGTACTGCATTTACTATATTTCATGCTTAATGTTATGTAGTTATTCTCTTGATTTCTGAGAACCCAAATTGACTGCTAATACATTTCAGTACTATATACTCAAAGTTAGAAGTTTAACATTTTAGTATCGCGGTATATGTCAGGGGGTTCATGGTTTGGGAGGAAGAATGGGAACGAGGATAGTCGATCCTCAGCCTTTAATATTTGATCATGCAGCTCAGTTCTTCACAGCCAGTGATCCTCAGTTTGTTGAGTTGGTTCAAGGTTGGATGGAGCAAGGTCTGGTCCGAGAATGGCAGGGTACAATAGGTGAGCTTGAAGTGGGTGGTCAGTTTGTGCCACTTCCTTCTTCTCCTCCGAGGTATATCGGTGTTAATGGAATGCGCCCCATTGCTGACTCACTACTGTCTCAGGTAAATTAAACCCATCGCTGATGGTCTTTGCTACATAATTGACTCATCATTTAAGGCATAAGATGATATGAAGATGGTTCAAATTGAAAACAAACTGTGTTAAAACATGAAGTTGGGTTGAGTGGCATGGTTTGCTTTGTTAAGATATGATCTATATCAATTAGTGAGATCTTTAAGTTAAACAAAATTCATCTGAAGCTGAAATGTTTGTCTCCTCAGGATCTTTACCTTTATGTTTCAGGATCCCAACCTTTTAATAATCATTCTTATGGCTGATTAAAATGTCACTCGGTGCAGAGTTCTCTGATTAATGTGGAGAGACCTACCTGGATCAGTAAACTTGAGCCATTTAATGGGATGTGGTACTTGAGTGAGAATGGAAAACCTCGTGGGCAGTTTGATGCAATTGTAATTGCACATAACGGTAATATTTGTATTGCCTTTGTCATTTCTTTTAATTCTGACACTATGTCACTATTGTCTCTCCACATCTTGTGGAACTCCTTAATATACTTGTCTATATTTCATATTCACAATGTCCCTTGTCTATGCGCTTGTGCATGACTATTTACCTTATTTCTATTATTTGTTTATCAACAGGTAAATGTGCAAACCGCTTGCTTGGTTCATCAGGCCTACCACTAATTGCAGGACAGATGAAGGTATATCTTATATCTGTCTGATCAGTTCACTCTCAACTTGGATCACTTCTGGTTGAACTTTC
This genomic interval carries:
- the LOC101311370 gene encoding uncharacterized protein LOC101311370; this encodes MLSSFHYSSLILKPLHKTHKPLTITFSSQLPRKRPTFDSDQTPKPTSRNRHKRSYGASRRSILKTLKQEQVTFTTLVPDDPIVAIIGGGMAGLACALFLEKRGVRSTVFDTGVHGLGGRMGTRIVDPQPLIFDHAAQFFTASDPQFVELVQGWMEQGLVREWQGTIGELEVGGQFVPLPSSPPRYIGVNGMRPIADSLLSQSSLINVERPTWISKLEPFNGMWYLSENGKPRGQFDAIVIAHNGKCANRLLGSSGLPLIAGQMKRLELSSVWALLAAFEDPLQVPGTDSFPFEGAFVKGVDSISWMANNTKKLLGSQSGGPHCWTFLSTAAYGKRNKVPQENIPTATKEKVTAGMLMGVEEALGLPKRSLQTPFYTRVQLWGAALPTNTPGIPCIFDPHGRAGICGDWLLGSNLESAALSGIALAYHMADYFQSGGDRPDEFAVGLRSEFERLKGHDIGQFPGLEPVSETHTVPEYVMNERRCSFGLPRYVAADVTAERKFQWRARLLLQLQESMFESYGHAITH